GGCGACCCGGGCGTAGCCGTCGGCCGCGCCGGTCACCACGCCCTCGAAGAGGCCGAGCACGCCGCGCATCTCGGGCACGTCGTCGAGGGCGGCCACGAAGTGCATCTCCGAGGTGCCGGGGTTGGTGAAGCAGACGTCGACCCCGCAGGAGACGAGGGTGCGGATGAGCGCGTGGGCGCCGTTCATGGGTCCTCCGGGACGGGGGTGGGTGGGCAGGCCGGGCGCGCCGCTCAGTCGAGCAGGGTGCCGGGGTTGAGCGTGCCGTGGGGGTCGAACGCGGCCTTGATCCGGCGCATCAGCGCGACCTTGGCGGGGTCGGTGAGCTCGAGGAACAGGTGCTGCTTCTCGGTGCCGATGCCGTGCTCGCCGCTGATGGCGCCGCCGGCGTCCATGCCCGCCCGGAACACGTCGCGCAGCACGTCGCGGCGCACGTCGGGGTCGGCCTGGAACACCGAGAGGTGGACGTTGCCGTCGCCGGCGTGGCCGCAGCCCGCGATCCACGAGCCCGACCCGCTGGCGATCTCGCTCACCCGCGCCAGGTAGGAGGGGATGGCGGCCCGGGGGACGACCACGTCGACGATGTCGTCGGCTCCGTTGGCCTTGGCCACCCAGAACGCCTTCTCCCGGGCGTCGATGAGGGCGGCGCCGGCCGTGGTCGGCAGCACGTAGACGTCCATGGCCCCGGCGGCGGCCATCATCTCGGCCACCAGGGCGACGTCCTCCTCGACCCGCTCGGCGGTGCGGGCCTCGACCACGACCACCAGGTAGGCCAGCGCGGTGTCCTTGACCTCCTCGGGGATGCCGAGGTCGAGGTCGACGTAGGCCGTGGCCGCACCCATGGTGATCATGTCGATGTACTCGACGATCATCGGGCCGACCCCGCTGCGGACGACCTCGGGCACCACCGCGGTGACCTCGTCGAGGGTGGCGAAGGGGGCGAGGACGGTGGAGGCGTGCTCCAGGCGGGGGTGGAGGCGGCAGGTGACCTCGGTGACCAGGCCGAGGGTGCCCTCCGAGCCGATCACCAGCTGGGTCAGGTCGTAGCCGGAGGTGGCCTTGACGACCTTGCCCCCGGTGCGCAGCACCTCGCCCGAGGGCAGCACCAGCTCCAGGCCCAGGACCTGGTTGCGGGTGACGCCGTACTTCACGGCCCGCATGCCGCCCGCGTTCGTGGCCACGTTGCCGCCCAGGCTGCCGCTGCTCTCGCCCGGGAAGACGGGGTAGACGAGCCCGTGGGGCGCCAGGGCCTCGTTCAGCTGGGCCAGGGTGACGCCGGGCTGGACCACGGCCATGTGGTTCTCGGTGTCGATCTCGAGGATCTCGGCCATGGCGTCGAAGGCGACGACCAGGCCGCCCTCCACCGGCACCGCGGCACCGGAGAGCCCGGTGCCCGAGCCCCGGGCGGTGACCGGCACCCGGGCCTCGTCGGCCAGGCGCAGCACCTCGGCCACCTCGGCGGTGGACCGGGGCCGCACCACGGCGAGGGGCGTGACGGGGGTGACCGTGAGGGCCTCGTCGTGGGTGTCGTCCTCGGCGATGGCCTCGCCCGTGGTGACCTGGCCGTCACCCACCACCTTCACCAGGGCGGCCAGCAGGTCGTCGGCGGTGGTCGTCTCGGCCATGGGCTCGGTCCCCTGTGCTCGCGGCTCGGCAGCCGCCCGATCATGGCACGGCCCCCCGATCCCCACCGCCGCCCCCCCGGCGGCTGGTCAGTCGTCTCCGCTGCGGACGGCGACCAGCAGGGCGGCCGCCGCACCGGTGGCGGTGATCCCGGCAGCCGCGAACACGGGGATCAACCGGGCCCGAGGCGTGGCCAGGTCACCGAGGCTCGACCCCCACCACAGCAGGACCCCGTATCCGGCGAGGGCGACCGCCAGAGCGGCCAGGACGCACGCCAGCACGCGAGCAGGGCGTCTCACCCGCGCTGGTCGGCCCACCAGGCGTCGAGGCGGCGGCCGGCCTCCTCCTCCCCCAGCGGGCCCTCCTCCAGGCGGAGGTCGAGGAGGAAGGCGAGGGCCTTCCCGACGGCGGGGCCGGGCGGGATGCCGAGGCGGTCCATGACGGCCTGGCCGTCGAGGTCGGGCCGCAGGGCCTTGACCTCCTCCTCGGCCTGGAGCACGGCGATGCGCTCCTCCAGCTCGTCCATGCGGTTCGAGAGGGTCTGGGCCTTGCGCTTGTTGCGGGTGGTGCAGTCGCAGCGGGTGAGCTCGATGAGCTCGTCGAGCTGGTCGCCGGCGTCGCGGACGAAGCGGCGGACGGCCGAGTCGGTCCAGCCCAGCCGGTAGGTGTGGAACCGGAGGTGGAGGTTCACGAGCGACGTGACCGCCTCGGTGTCCTCCTTGGAGTACCGGAGGGCCTGCATCCGCTCGCGCGTCATGCGGGCGCCCACCACCTCGTGGTGGTGGAAGCTCACGCCCTTGCCCTTGCTGAACGAGCGGGTCTTGGGCTTGCCCACGTCGTGGAACAGCGCCGCCAGCCGGGTGATCCGGTTGGGGACGCCGTCGACCCGGGCCCGCACGTTGCCCACCACCGCGATGGAGTGGGCCAGCACGTCCTTGTGGCGGTGGATCGGGTCCATCTCCAGGCGCATGGCGGGCAGCTCGGGCAGGAACTGCTCGGCCAGGCCGGTCTCGACCAGGAACCACAGCCCGGCCGCGGGGTCGTCGACCACGATCAGCTTGTCGAGCTCGTCGCGGATGCGCTCGGCCGAGACGATCTCCATGCGCCCGGCCATGGCCCGCACCGCGGCCACCAGGTCGTCGTCGGGGACGAGGCCGTAGCCGGCGACGAACCGGGCGGCGCGCATCATCCGCAGGGGGTCGTCGGAGAAGGACTCCTCGGGGGCCAGGGGGGTCCGGAGCCGCCCGGCGGCCAGGTCGGCGGCGCCCCCGTGGGGGTCGACCAGGCGGGGCTCGGGCAGCTCCAGGGCCATGGCGTTGACGGTGAAGTCGCGCCGGGCGAGGTCGGCCTCCACCGCGTCGGCGAAGGACACCTCGGGCTTGCGGCTGTCGCTCGTGTAGGCCTCGGCCCGGTGCGTGGTGATCTCGTACTCGCGGCCCGCGACCTTGCAGCCGATGGTGCCGA
Above is a window of Iamia majanohamensis DNA encoding:
- a CDS encoding FAD-binding oxidoreductase — its product is MAETTTADDLLAALVKVVGDGQVTTGEAIAEDDTHDEALTVTPVTPLAVVRPRSTAEVAEVLRLADEARVPVTARGSGTGLSGAAVPVEGGLVVAFDAMAEILEIDTENHMAVVQPGVTLAQLNEALAPHGLVYPVFPGESSGSLGGNVATNAGGMRAVKYGVTRNQVLGLELVLPSGEVLRTGGKVVKATSGYDLTQLVIGSEGTLGLVTEVTCRLHPRLEHASTVLAPFATLDEVTAVVPEVVRSGVGPMIVEYIDMITMGAATAYVDLDLGIPEEVKDTALAYLVVVVEARTAERVEEDVALVAEMMAAAGAMDVYVLPTTAGAALIDAREKAFWVAKANGADDIVDVVVPRAAIPSYLARVSEIASGSGSWIAGCGHAGDGNVHLSVFQADPDVRRDVLRDVFRAGMDAGGAISGEHGIGTEKQHLFLELTDPAKVALMRRIKAAFDPHGTLNPGTLLD
- a CDS encoding CCA tRNA nucleotidyltransferase translates to MTPDRFQATLDEVRPLAEAFVAAGHRIYLVGGIVRDRFVGRELAPDGDIDLTTDARPDQIQAVVRPLADAVWDTGARFGTIGCKVAGREYEITTHRAEAYTSDSRKPEVSFADAVEADLARRDFTVNAMALELPEPRLVDPHGGAADLAAGRLRTPLAPEESFSDDPLRMMRAARFVAGYGLVPDDDLVAAVRAMAGRMEIVSAERIRDELDKLIVVDDPAAGLWFLVETGLAEQFLPELPAMRLEMDPIHRHKDVLAHSIAVVGNVRARVDGVPNRITRLAALFHDVGKPKTRSFSKGKGVSFHHHEVVGARMTRERMQALRYSKEDTEAVTSLVNLHLRFHTYRLGWTDSAVRRFVRDAGDQLDELIELTRCDCTTRNKRKAQTLSNRMDELEERIAVLQAEEEVKALRPDLDGQAVMDRLGIPPGPAVGKALAFLLDLRLEEGPLGEEEAGRRLDAWWADQRG